A stretch of Sphingomicrobium flavum DNA encodes these proteins:
- a CDS encoding methyl-accepting chemotaxis protein gives MSMTIRDDNLEPYDLARGLRHYDPQGGLAVRAADLWTRIRDHAQSMAHAYWVSYINAPDSGMEWVESKIDGYVDNILPYLEQKYGHLGEAGWHEQAGKYVAHAVSDGVSLSTLLAGIAAETEAAHSAISQISADEEERTRLHRTLSQIQSIEVDASIHHAISITRQITEAEQAEQVGQFNDQVMTVAQDFSAESDTLRSQSSQTASAARGMLGKTSEVAAAAEQSATAMREAAQTAAGLIRAIEDARGQVESAADVAARAGEEASQAVKVSQDLSGHVEAIESILGLIRDIAGQTNLLALNATIEAARAGDAGRGFAVVAQEVKSLASQTARATDDITTKITAIMASTKQTVDSNASIKTTVEEVQLSADRIRHAMEQQAQTVTTITAAVDETALAADSMSSTIAAIRAETEQVAHDIDGVEQGFGRFSDQIARFRDTTKNFISRFAA, from the coding sequence ATGAGCATGACGATCCGCGACGACAATCTGGAGCCCTATGACCTGGCCCGTGGCCTGCGCCATTACGACCCGCAGGGCGGACTTGCCGTGCGCGCTGCCGATCTGTGGACCCGGATTCGCGACCATGCCCAGTCGATGGCCCACGCTTATTGGGTCTCCTACATCAACGCGCCCGACAGCGGCATGGAATGGGTCGAAAGCAAGATTGACGGCTATGTCGACAATATCTTGCCCTATCTCGAGCAGAAATATGGTCATCTGGGTGAGGCTGGCTGGCACGAACAGGCAGGCAAATATGTTGCCCATGCAGTGAGCGACGGCGTCAGCCTGTCCACCCTGCTGGCCGGCATCGCCGCCGAAACCGAGGCCGCTCATAGCGCCATCAGCCAGATCTCCGCCGATGAGGAAGAGCGCACCCGCCTCCACCGCACGCTCTCGCAGATCCAGTCGATCGAGGTCGATGCCTCGATCCATCACGCCATTTCGATCACGCGCCAAATCACCGAAGCCGAACAGGCCGAGCAGGTCGGCCAGTTCAACGACCAGGTCATGACCGTCGCTCAGGATTTCAGCGCCGAAAGCGACACGCTGCGCAGCCAGTCCTCGCAGACCGCCAGTGCTGCACGCGGCATGCTGGGCAAGACCAGCGAAGTCGCCGCTGCCGCCGAACAGTCCGCCACCGCGATGCGCGAGGCTGCCCAGACCGCCGCAGGCCTCATTCGCGCTATCGAAGATGCGCGGGGCCAGGTCGAAAGCGCTGCCGATGTCGCTGCCCGCGCTGGCGAGGAAGCCAGCCAGGCGGTGAAGGTGAGCCAGGATCTGTCGGGCCATGTGGAGGCCATCGAAAGCATCCTCGGCCTCATCCGCGACATTGCCGGACAGACCAACCTGCTCGCCCTCAACGCCACCATCGAAGCGGCGCGCGCAGGCGATGCCGGTCGCGGGTTCGCGGTCGTCGCGCAGGAAGTGAAGAGCCTCGCTTCGCAGACCGCTCGCGCCACGGACGACATCACCACCAAGATCACCGCCATCATGGCCTCGACCAAGCAGACGGTCGATAGCAACGCCTCCATCAAGACCACGGTCGAAGAGGTCCAGCTGTCCGCCGACCGCATCCGTCACGCGATGGAGCAGCAGGCGCAGACCGTCACCACCATCACCGCCGCCGTCGACGAAACCGCGCTCGCCGCCGATTCCATGAGCAGCACCATCGCCGCCATCCGCGCCGAAACCGAACAGGTCGCGCATGACATTGACGGGGTGGAACAGGGCTTTGGCCGCTTCTCCGACCAGATCGCCCGTTTCCGCGACACCACCAAGAATTTCATCTCGCGCTTCGCCGCCTGA
- the sdhD gene encoding succinate dehydrogenase, hydrophobic membrane anchor protein → MSRGKSATPLAKVRGLGAAGHGGEHWLSERFTSVALVLLSVWLIASLVMLPDLSQATMKEFLSQPLGAVPMALFVITAFIHGLDGMKTVVDDYVHAEGNRIAFHFILTMAAIAGASLALFSLAKIAFGA, encoded by the coding sequence ATGAGCCGGGGCAAGAGCGCGACGCCGCTCGCCAAAGTTCGCGGGCTGGGGGCTGCCGGTCATGGCGGCGAACATTGGCTGAGCGAGCGCTTTACCAGCGTGGCGCTGGTGCTGCTGTCGGTCTGGCTGATCGCCTCGCTGGTCATGCTGCCCGATCTGAGCCAAGCGACGATGAAGGAATTCCTGTCCCAGCCGCTGGGCGCGGTACCGATGGCGCTGTTCGTCATCACCGCCTTCATCCACGGCCTTGATGGCATGAAGACCGTCGTCGACGATTATGTCCATGCCGAAGGCAATCGCATCGCCTTTCACTTCATCCTGACCATGGCGGCGATCGCGGGCGCGAGCCTTGCGCTGTTCAGCCTTGCCAAAATCGCATTCGGAGCCTGA
- a CDS encoding methyl-accepting chemotaxis protein, translating to MANKQNAVTRLSEAQIANRLEAYGKDDHFEIGRALLWEKGGEVVEQVITDRFGKESALRARSEYGQPFNREWIETVAARGVETYLGDESVPHLNFTRAQAVGDMINAMCDHFADDPELRARLVSAIVQKALYSTDIMLAQIAVCEAREAAQLRGEHGKAFQAEVENWTRDASDKAKNVLDRANHSAGAARGMLGKTSEVAAAAEQSATAMREAAQTAAGLIRAIEDARSQVEGAADVAARAGEEASQAVKVSQDLSGHVEAIESILGLIRDIAGQTNLLALNATIEAARAGDAGRGFAVVAQEVKSLASQTARATDDITTKITAIMASTKQTVDSNASIKTTVEEVQLSADRIRHAMEQQAQTVTTITAAVDETALAADSMSSTIAAIRAETEQVANEIDGVEVDFRDFSQQIEQFSHASNLFAANVAA from the coding sequence ATGGCCAACAAGCAGAATGCCGTCACCCGCCTGAGCGAGGCGCAGATTGCCAATCGGCTCGAAGCCTATGGCAAGGACGATCATTTTGAGATTGGCCGTGCGCTCTTGTGGGAAAAGGGCGGCGAGGTCGTCGAGCAGGTCATTACCGACCGCTTCGGCAAGGAAAGCGCCCTGCGTGCGCGCAGCGAATATGGCCAACCCTTCAATCGCGAATGGATCGAAACCGTCGCCGCGCGCGGGGTCGAAACCTATCTGGGCGACGAAAGCGTCCCCCACCTCAACTTCACCCGCGCGCAGGCAGTCGGCGACATGATCAACGCCATGTGCGATCATTTTGCCGACGATCCCGAACTGCGCGCGCGCCTGGTCTCCGCCATCGTCCAGAAGGCGCTCTATTCGACCGACATCATGCTCGCCCAGATTGCCGTGTGCGAAGCGCGCGAAGCCGCCCAGCTGCGCGGCGAACATGGCAAGGCCTTCCAGGCCGAGGTCGAAAACTGGACCCGCGACGCGTCCGATAAAGCCAAGAATGTGCTCGATCGCGCAAACCATAGCGCGGGCGCCGCGCGCGGCATGCTGGGCAAGACCAGCGAAGTCGCCGCCGCTGCCGAACAGTCCGCCACCGCGATGCGCGAAGCGGCCCAGACCGCCGCCGGCCTGATCCGCGCCATCGAAGATGCACGCTCGCAGGTCGAAGGCGCTGCCGATGTCGCTGCCCGCGCCGGCGAGGAAGCCAGCCAGGCGGTGAAGGTGAGCCAGGATCTGTCGGGCCATGTGGAGGCCATCGAAAGCATCCTCGGCCTCATCCGCGACATTGCCGGACAGACCAACCTGCTCGCCCTCAACGCCACCATCGAAGCGGCGCGCGCAGGCGATGCCGGTCGCGGGTTCGCGGTCGTCGCGCAGGAAGTGAAGAGCCTCGCTTCGCAGACCGCTCGCGCCACGGACGACATCACCACCAAGATCACCGCCATCATGGCCTCGACCAAGCAGACGGTCGATAGCAACGCCTCCATCAAGACCACGGTCGAAGAGGTCCAGCTGTCCGCTGACCGCATCCGTCACGCGATGGAGCAGCAGGCGCAGACCGTCACCACCATCACCGCCGCCGTCGATGAAACCGCGCTCGCCGCCGATTCCATGAGCAGCACCATCGCCGCCATCCGCGCCGAAACCGAACAGGTCGCCAACGAGATTGACGGGGTCGAAGTCGACTTCCGTGATTTCTCGCAGCAGATCGAACAATTCAGCCACGCCTCCAACCTGTTCGCGGCCAACGTCGCCGCTTAG
- a CDS encoding SDR family NAD(P)-dependent oxidoreductase: protein MNILLTGASRGIGAATYAALKQSGHKVVGQSTKGGNGLIAADFTDPAAPAKLWGQAFDALGERIDVLINNAGVFEPVADNAGDDEWHAAWNRTLTINLQASADLCRLALAEFRSHDPAGGRIVNVASRAAYRGDSAQHWHYAASKGGMVAMTKSIARAYAAENVLAFAVCPGFTMTGMAEDYLDSRGGEKLLADIPLGRVASAEEVAGTIRWLATEAPASATGAVLDVNGASYVR, encoded by the coding sequence ATGAACATCCTTCTGACCGGCGCGAGCCGGGGCATTGGCGCAGCCACTTACGCCGCCCTCAAGCAAAGCGGCCACAAGGTCGTCGGCCAGTCCACCAAGGGCGGCAATGGCCTGATCGCCGCCGATTTCACCGATCCCGCCGCGCCAGCCAAACTTTGGGGCCAGGCCTTCGACGCGCTGGGCGAGCGGATCGACGTCCTCATCAACAATGCCGGTGTGTTCGAGCCTGTCGCCGACAATGCCGGTGACGATGAATGGCATGCGGCCTGGAACCGTACGCTCACCATCAACCTGCAGGCCAGCGCGGACCTTTGCCGCCTCGCACTCGCTGAATTCAGGTCGCACGACCCTGCCGGTGGCCGCATCGTCAATGTCGCCAGTAGAGCCGCCTATCGCGGCGACAGCGCCCAGCATTGGCATTATGCCGCATCCAAGGGCGGGATGGTGGCGATGACCAAGTCGATCGCGCGCGCTTATGCGGCTGAAAATGTCCTCGCCTTCGCGGTTTGCCCCGGCTTCACCATGACCGGCATGGCCGAAGACTATCTCGACAGCCGCGGCGGCGAGAAGCTGCTCGCCGACATCCCGCTGGGCCGCGTCGCATCCGCCGAAGAAGTGGCCGGAACCATTCGCTGGCTCGCCACCGAAGCCCCCGCCAGCGCCACCGGCGCAGTGCTAGACGTCAACGGAGCCAGCTATGTCCGCTAA
- the sdhC gene encoding succinate dehydrogenase, cytochrome b556 subunit, which produces MMNNQRPLSPHLGIYTWGPHMLVSILHRMTGSAITIGGLALLTWWLLALAGNEAGYETFSFVTGHLIGQIFLIGLTWAFWQHLFSGLRHLVLDIGAGYELNTNKFWSIMTIVASVLMTIVTIALMKGGFA; this is translated from the coding sequence ATGATGAACAACCAACGCCCACTCTCGCCGCATCTCGGCATCTATACCTGGGGGCCGCACATGCTGGTCTCCATCCTGCACCGCATGACGGGCAGCGCGATCACCATTGGCGGGCTGGCGCTGTTGACCTGGTGGCTGTTGGCGCTGGCGGGCAATGAAGCGGGCTATGAAACCTTCAGCTTCGTCACCGGGCATCTGATCGGGCAGATCTTCCTGATCGGCCTGACCTGGGCCTTCTGGCAACATCTCTTCTCGGGCTTGCGCCACCTCGTGCTCGATATCGGTGCGGGCTATGAGCTCAACACCAACAAATTCTGGTCGATCATGACCATCGTGGCCTCGGTGCTGATGACCATCGTCACCATCGCGCTGATGAAGGGAGGCTTCGCATGA